From the genome of Diorhabda carinulata isolate Delta chromosome 2, icDioCari1.1, whole genome shotgun sequence:
GAGtctaatgttttttaaattcttaaatAATTGATTCCCAGAGATGAAAGTATTCggaagctcggaatatattagagttagtacacttaagtgtttaattttgctacAGTCCCACCAAGAAAACGCTCTTATATATATGAAGACAAGGAGATATATATATAgggaataacaaaaatataggATAATCAGTATTTATATTTGTGATTCGATCAAATAAACCTACTTTTTTGTAAATGAAGACATTGAAGTAACTTGATACAATCGAAATTTGTGCTACACGAAAAAACCTAGCTAACTAACATAAAATGCAAATACAAGGTGATCAAGCTATATAGCCAAGCAATGTTTGATGTaagtaaaaattcattttaatatttcaaatagaaatttacATCAAACATATATTTATCTATCGTGCACATTAACCTAAAAAAAGTAACATTTAACGTGTATATTAAGTAGTGCGATTATTAATGATGGTattagaattaattaaattataatatttaggtcatattttattattacgtaTCTATTTAACTATTACTACTATTTCTGTTATTTGTTAACGATCTCAACATATGATTGACAAGTTTAATTGCGTTCAACGATAActgaatttagaaatattagataaatttattcaacataTATACAAACCAACTTATTTCCTGTGTAATAAACTCTCATTAGAATCTAAATCGATCGTTATAAAAACAACAACGAAGAGTTGTAAGTCATGTAATGGGATTACAAAGATTACAGTAGTTTACAAAATTTCCTTATTTGTGGTTGATAATGTTCATTTAAGActtgtttttatcaaatctaaCGTCGAAACAGTTTTTGCGCCATGAGTAGTGCAAAGAGACGTTGTTAATATCTATTTTGAGTATTTTGTGGTgcttttggaaaaaaattagaagtttTGGGCTCTCCATTGTGTTTGTAAAAGGTTTGGAACTCTAACAACAACAAAATCATCCCGAAGGCTGTTATTTCCATTCCATTTCCATATCCATTTTGTATTTAGGCATTTGGGCAGTGTGTTTGTGTCATGATATCAAGTGCCGGTCATTTTCAGTATTTATAACCGCTTCAAGAAAGAGTTTGATCCTCAGTTTCAGCATTCCACTTTGTGGTCGGTAGAAACAATATTCAAGCTGAAAGGTGCGGTCAATCGGCATGAATGCTTGTACTGGAATGATCAAAATAATGacgtcttcattgaagaagaattaaacctgcTTGAGGTGTGCGTGTGGGTAGGTATCCATGTGGGAGGTCTCGTGGGTCCGTACTTTTACTGGTTCACGTGATGTGGCAAAGTAAACCTTCGAATTTCTTTTACCAAATTCATTTTGacgatgcatttttttattttgatgcaAATTTGATTCCTTCTACATTGCCTATTAAAGGCAACAACTTCAAAGCAATGGTAGATTTGTGGTGGTATTCCTTATACTAGCTGTTGAAGGTTTtccaataacttttttattttcctctttATGGTCTACTCTTATACATTAAAAAGATATTGAAACAAACTTTCCAGCGAGTTTGAAGTATCGTATTGgcacaattttattaaaattcactttcAATCTGAAGACATTGGTAGTGGATGTTGGAAAATATAACGATTAGACCTGGAGATTGATAtcgaattcttttttatattggaaGTGGTTGTAAAATAGAAGTAAAATACTGCGCTACAATGATAATGATTGTTACAAACTCTGAAATCTAAAATTAAAGTtactagaaaataaaaactttatattttattaatttgtttttttttgttcaaactatcaaaattaattctaatatCCATCATTTATACGGTACTCTAATTAGAGTATTTTATACGCGTACTTAATATGATGAGTAGGCAGACCAAAATCGCCGCCAACGCCCCCATGCTGAGTTTGAGGGTTTGACCCTCTTGGATCAATTCACAATTTTCGCCCCAGAATCCGTCTGGACAATTGCAACGGTACCGGAATCTTGGTTCCAAATTGATACAAGTACCACCATTTAGACAAGGTAAGTCGACGCATTCGTCCTTGTCCATGCAGTCTTTACCATCCGAAGACATTACCCGGCCCTCTCCACAACTACATCAAGTTAagcaaacatatttttcataataaaacatttttttgaagtGTCGTGTTTGGCGATTGGATGAAACTGTATGGCGaagaagttttttatttgaaacgtgatatacaaaataattttttcataaatcaaaaactttGTAATATTGGTAGAAACTAATGTCACATTcacagttattattttttttttaattttaatatatgccgaaaaaaaatggttttggAAGATTCAGGTTAAGGATTATTAAAATTAAGGCAAGCAACTCCATTTTTTCTCGATGTTAATgaactacgaggatggtcccagcaGTACCTggctcaacaaagaaaacacaaaaaccatcccacgcgcatcccaaaaaacctgCAGATGGAATgttctttgccttctttagagTGGGTTCTCTCTGTTCAATCCATGGTTTTGATTGATCTTTGGGTTCGGGTGtgaaatgatgatgaaaattcttgtgaaacattacaaaaaactgtttttgttgtattgtgagcaaacgcggcacccatcttgcgcccagctttctcatgtccaaattttcagttaatatgcgatgtatcacactttttggaatgcctactGCTTCTGCTAGCTCTGCTAGATCATCCAGTACCTCTtcatggattttcttcaacgttTCTAGAGTCTGGTCTTTGCAGTTTGTATTGCCATCTCTAGATCAAGCCAAGTATTTCTGGGACCACCCTtgtgtattaaaataaaaggaTAACTTGAACGTTTTTTATAGAATTCATAAAAAACTGAGATTGGAGTATTAGTAGTTTTTCTTCTGAAGGAATTTGCATTGTTATTAGATATTTACAATTCTCGGATTGTCCAACATACAATTATGATCCTAAAttgaacatttataaatatagcaGCTGAGAATTGTTCAACACGCTCTATTGCTACAATGATTCATTTCCGTTATTTCTGAACATTGTTTTAATGGAAACATGTCTTAGAAAATCATATCGAACATGTAATCAAACAACAACGCGGTATGTCAAACTTTATATAAGGTTTTACAACATAGCGTTATGGGAAAATGTATATTTGTGTTTGCGGAATGTTTCTTACTGTAGATGACGTTCCTTTCAGCGgaattataatttacattaCAAGTTGGTAACTTGGATAtcacatttcaaaatatggatTTTACAGTAGTGCGAATACaaagtaataaaacaaattttgaggTACACTGAATGTTGATTTCTTGGTGACATTAcagaaaattagatattttgtggaaaatacagttttattgaagatattaatgaacatgatttttgaaaaacctATAGAAAGTTAATAATTTGCGTCAATAtataacttttgttattttattagaaacaaacataaaataatgtCCTTCTGAATACTCTGGTAAGCAAGGCAGTGATGTTAATTAATGACTGAAGGCATTTTTGATATGTCGTGGTCTTCTAAATATAAGGAATAAAGTTAAAACGTGAATGCTGTTGTACTTATAGGCAACCATGTATATGAGTTAAGGATACTGGTCTAGCGAAATATATTGTTGTTTGTGTTGGGGCTTTTGAGTTGGCAATCCTCTTTCCAAGAAAGATTCTTCTTAGTCTTGGATATCGTTTTCAAAGCGAACATTTGAAAATTCAGGATTCCAATCTGTCATATGGACCTTGCTGAATCGTTTTTGTTTATTACCAGTTGTCGTATACGAGTCtcttagttttttaaaaactttattgattTCGTTAtcttaattatatttctttcgtCTAATTGCACATTATTTTGTTCCACAGAAGTGTAGATTGTGAAATATACGAATTAGGTATAGTAAATTCAAtactttaataattaaatttataattttccttGTAAGATAGCTGAAATTTGCCACCAGGCAGAAAAAATACGCTGTAgtgaagctctcgcactacacactacACATTCATGCgacagtcggcgttgtgctacagccacgtagaCATGTCTGTCATTATTGATGCTACCGCCAAGTGTGATTTGTTTTCTTCAGGATGAAGGTTGTAGTTCTGCAGAAATCTACCGAAGAATGAGGACGCAAATATGTCGTTTCAGATCACCTGGTTTAACGATTTGGCAAAATGGTTgaagattcaccattactgctttgtctacggaatttccagattggcggcaactttctttgaagggGGTATTGAAAAACTTGTCCACAGATacgacaaatgtctcaatctcttcggtgtatcaatcttttggtaataaaattattgttttatacgaacttttattctatattttatttatagcctatcggaggttgaaaaaaaacggccatcgtattaaaaaacataaatagatTCCAGAATTTCTTTGCCCAAATTATGTTAAAGCCTTACGAGGTCTATAAAAGTGTAAAATGTGTTAAAAAGCTCACATTGTTATTAAGGATTGTGCGAAAATGTCATATCGAATTCACTGTCCCTGAGGACTGTTTCCATCAAGGACgtttaagaaatattatttgcaaatttGATTCAAAGATCGAATATACCAAAGGATTTCACTTGATGTTTTGACTTAatgagatatttgaaaataactattctCCAAAATAGCTTTTGATAATTTACCAAGAAGTCTTGTCCTGGATTGAATCAGCTGTAGATCAGTTTGAGCGTCGTCGGTATTATGGATAGAGTCTTGAAACTCGATCAAACTGGTTtgataaatagaaatttgtattttcaaaaaagaaaaagttgctTACATGTGTCAGTCAGTCGGTGTAGATTTATTAAGATAAATAGCCCAAATTAAAACGTTAAATTTCAAGATAAAGAAAATCCGTGTCGtcatttgtgtttttttaaaagaaatgtgTAAAAACATGAGTACAGGTTAGTCTTCACTGATTACTGAATTAATTGTCACCAAGATATTTACCACAAATCAATAAACTGAAATAATGAAGCttcttgaaaaattcaaaattctaataaatagaattaaatatagttgaaagattttttattgaCATTCACGTGTACctactaaataatttaaaaaataaatgtataaaaaataaaacaagaaactCAGTGCCTTCGCAAAATGAAActatatcataataaattgttatatataaaaaaataattatttttatcaatatttaaaataattaaatgaatcgTTGTGTGCCTGATAAATGGATAAATGAACAGATGACGAAATGATTAAGTGTGATGTTATTCGGTAAATATTATACAAACTTTTGCGAAAAGACATAAAGGTTCAATTGATAAATAGTCAAAAATCTTTTTatcaaatgttatttttgaaatagagCTAAAACAAACAATAAGAAGCCTTCCACTTCAGCAACTAacgggtgcggcagcataacttccttttttcaaaagttaataaaacttattgtatgaatcagaaaatttttattcgttttttataatacaggcacatacataaagttttgttttactgagttttgaagatcaaatcagttaggtgacgtcccccattctccatacactgagtaaaccgatttcaaaaaaccccataggaaataatcacaaggggtcaaatcgggagagcgggctggccactccaaatcgcccctaattgagataaggcgctctgggaagtgttccctcaaaacagccatcgatgttcttgaagtgtgtgccgttgctccgtcttgttggaaccaagtgtcccctaagtccaactcatctagccgtgggaaaaaaaattcctgtaacatgtttacataccggtgcgaattcactgtcactgtgacttcattttcctcaaagaaccagggaccaataattccacgtgagtaaattgcacaccacactgtgactttaggtgaatgcaaaggccgttgatgcaattgtcgaggattggtatcagcccagtagcgcatgttttgtttgtttacggatccacacaaatgaaaatgggcttcatcactaaaaaaaacaatagcgtcctcaggaacgacttccagaaaaacctcacacgcgttcctccgagaattgaagtcacgttcagaaagttcctgcacaattgccatcttgtatggatgaaaatgaagatcatcatgaagtattctcctcacagaacgatcggaaagtccaagggcagacgcatgtttgcgcgcagaacgccgtggtgatcgcaacactgaagttctaactaactcaatgttctccggtgatctaatgggccgagggactccagttcttcgtcttgtcacacttgcagtttgtctgaacgtagtgacccacgtaacaattgatttccggtccgggacaggggccaagggggctaaattaaagcgattccgaaaggcgcgctgggttgcgatcacagaacatccgctcgaaaagtaaacctcaacggcaaacgcacgctcctcactgttccaacgcatgatggcgactgaactgtgccgggacaaaactttatagtcccccctctcgaacgagaccactagcactccgttacgacatctaccgactaaatggcgaactttttaaaaaaggaagttatgctgccgcacccgtATAATCAGCGTCCCAAACACGTTTTCAAATTGTACGAATAATTTATACTCAAACTTCAGATATATGTAAATTGACTTATTTTCATCCCATAAGTGTGCAGTTAAGTAatgttatattaaaattttatattgaaacataattttaagAAGATAGTTGTCATAATTCATAGCTAGGCCCGACGTGCTTCACTTGACGTTACCGAAGGTCGATCAGGCTTCTGTCGAGCCCGTCTTGAAAGCACCAGCATTGAGTGACTCAATAGAAACAGTTTTAGCTACAAGATAgtccaaatttaaaatttagaaGTCTATAATTCCAGAGTACAAGCTCGAATAATGATTATTCATCAGTATTAAgtttacacaatattttaccgaataattttaaaaatattttatattaaatagttAACTCACGTGCATTCATAGTCGTTCCAAAGATCGACGCATTCGAATGGATCTGGACATATAACATTTGCGCAAGGTTTATTAGAAGGACAATCTTTTTCCAGATTCCTAGCCATTGTTGCTTGACCCCATTGCGTTCCGTTCATCGCTGGAGGTAACGGTAAATGCTTACCTTCTAATCGAATGTCATCCAAACAACCTGTCGAACAATATGAATAGAGAAATAGACACAATAAAATAACCTTATCACTGGAGACGAATAAATTCTATTCTATCCGAAAAAATTGATGTTGGACAGTTTTACGTACCTTTTTGGTAATCTGCATAAACTTCGAACGTCCGTACGCCGGTATATTCGGCTTTTCCACCGGCGTACACACCTTCTTGCTTATCGACTAACAGCCATTGATGACCGACGAAACTGAATGTTTCGTTGTATCTTCTCCCTTCACCTCCATCGAGATCCAATGTAGCAGCTGATCCGTATCTACTTACTCTGGCAACATGCCATTGCCCATCATCAACTGGAACTGCACTCAACCAAATGTCTTTTTCTTCAGTTCTTAAAGAATTCAAATTATACCTAAAGTATAATCTAGCGTCTTTGATTTCTAATATGGCGTATTCTCGATTGTGTTGATCGGATATCCTAAATAATTCACCGTGTTCTTCTCTAGTACGGAATCTGAGTTGCATCTGTGTAGAGAAACGATCCGGTTCGAAGCTCAGAGCGTATTTGACGTAAGATTGCGGTTTGAAGGACGTAGGTGTCGTTTTTAACATACAAGAGGGGCCGGTGTATCCCGGATGGCAATGACATTTAGCTTCGTTAAAACTACCGACGCAAGTACCGTGTTCCCAACATCTAGCGGTAGTTTCTGATCTACCGCAAACTTCTTCCGTTTGCGGACAACCTGGCACGCTATGTCTAGATAATCCAGGATGAGCTAGATCGTATAATTTCGAATTGTGGAAGAGGTTTCTGATGCAACCGTCGAATGATTTTCCTACTGGCATATATTGCCAGTGATAATGAGTAGGATCGAATTGTTCCACGTACAAACCGCCGAGTTGTAGAGGAGCGTTGACGTTTAGATATTCGTTGAAAGGTGGAATTGTACCTTGAGCTTGACAACTGCTATCGTCGAATTCGGGAGGAGTACCGTCTTCCATTTCTGATATATCGGCGGATTTACAATAATCTACAACCATTCTGACATTTTCCGTATCCCAAAATATATCCAATCTATGCCATTCGCCGTCATCTAAAGTCTTTTTCGTTTTTACTCTAAGTTCTAGGGTTCCCGATCCGAAATCTAGTAGTAATCGCGGGTATCCGCGTTCTAATTCGACGGCTATATAATCCGAAACCATTATTTCGTCCTTTTCTGGTGGTACGATCGGTCCGTTGTACAACAACAATCCATCGGGTTTCCTAGTGATAAATTCGAAATGCAAATGAGATTTATCGCACATTTCCAAAGCCGGATACCAAGCCCAACCGTTTCCTCTGAAGCTTCTAGAAGTTTGCTGGCATCTGGGACCGTTATAACCGGCAGGACAAGAACACGATAACGAATATCTCGTTTCTATACATCTTCCTCCGTTATAACAAGGAGTGTTTCGACAATTTTCTTCTTTACTGAAATTTCTTGCGCCGCAAGTACATTCGGCTAATACGTCAACTCGGACTCCTACTAGAGCCGTTTTATTTGCGTTTACCATGTAAGGTAAGGCACTTATATCTAGAGTATTTGTACAAGATCCTTCGCACATTTGATTTTCGTACAGACACTCGTCAATTCCTACCATGGTAATATTTATACCGACGGCTCTTTCTATTTCTTCTCTATGCATTAGTACTATTCCGTTTAGTCGTACCGGTTTGTAGTACGGCGAACCGTGAGCGGAAAATCTTACGTCAGTTACGGGCGGATGTTTTCTTCTTAATTGTACGCTGAATACGTCCACgttttctctatttatattgaGCAAATCCGCTATTTTATCTCTGAATTTTTCCGCCATACTTTTCGATAAACTTTGCGAATGGTAATCCCAGATTCTTATGAATTCTTCGTCTGTTATGTCTGCTATACGAACCGATCCCGAATTGACGACTGCTTCGTGCGGTATTTCTTTAACGGTAACAGTCACATTTGCCGCTACGTCTGTTTGAGTATGTTTCCGATCATAAACTCTGAATCTCAATTGGTACACTCCGTCTCTGGTACCGTGTTTCATTGAAATCATACCAGTatcttcatttaatttaaaCCGGGGATGATCTACACTTTCCCAATAGAATTTCTTATCGGGTAGATCCCAATCGTCTAAGTCGTAGACGTATACTCTACCGATTTCCGTATCGGGAGCTTGTCCTTGATAATTATAAACGAATATTTCTTTTGAACCAGGTTGCATTTTATTGTCGTTTACGTCCCCTATTACGACAGTTAAGGTACTTGTACCTGTCATTGCGGGGTTGCCGTGATCTTTAATAACAATAGGAATataatattctttttgttgttctCGATCAAAAGATCTGAGTGATGTAATGATTGCCATACCGTCACCATTTGCGCCctctgtaaaaaatatttccgcataataataatgataatttatattgaaaattcatttattttttgttaaaaaaaaaaatagctgCTATTAGTTCAGAAAAAGTAAGTACGTTATACAAAGTTAATTTTACaatgttttataaaatcgttttaatacTCTGTAGAAGTTTTGTACGAGTAATACTGAAAAGTTCCCTGAAGGTTCAACTTTAATGGGGTATAGAAACGTCAACGGGTAATTACTCTGTCTGGTGAATCTCGGCGAGCAAgtataaaattagaattattagaTTTGAGAACAAAGAAATTTGAGCCATGGGAAGATATAccaggtttttttttttaaatagttaagCACTGAGAAAATGTGAGACGGACGGTTGATTTCAACTCATTGGATACGTTAAACAAACTTGGAAAAACAAAGTGAAACCAAGCACTGGAAAAACATTATAATGAGTAAAAATTATGAGGATATTcgaaatttcctttttttgatttttttttatttatataaatttatataaattttctagtatttgttgataaattttcgTGTAAACCTTTTTGTGTTTaagatttgttttaaaaacttttttttatattttgatttaatattttttatattctgaaTAATCTTTTTGTGGTTTCGATAAATTTtcgtcttttaaataaaaatgtttctgtttcaatttaatatatttatttttaaagaatttcaaTCCAACTTTTTGaattctgaataaaattaatatgattTGAATGGAAAATCTCGTACCTTAAAAAAAATCcgatattttgaatgaaaataatgcgcattttaaataaatttcattatttgtaaattttcaataaatttttatgtttttgttgaataaatttttaaattacgaATAAACTTTCTGTGAGTAAAATGAAAACTCtcttttttgaatgaaattccAAGTTCTAAATGAAACCGTctgatgttttatataaatttattcatctTGAATGAATGTTTTGTATTTTGGATGAAACTTTTGAATTGCGAATAAACTTTCTGTGAGTAAAATGAAAACTctcttttttgaataaatttccaaGTTCAAAATGAAGTTGTctgttgttttaaataaatttatttattttgaatgaatgttttgtattttggaggaataatttgaagaaatttttaaattacgaATACACTTTCTGTGAGTAAAATGAAAACTctcttttttgaataaatttccaaGTTCAAAATGAAGTTGTctgttgttttaaataaatttatttattttgaatgaatgttttgtattttggaggaataatttgaagaaatttttaaattacgaATACACTTTCTGCGATTAAAATGAAAACTctcttttttgaataaatttccaaGTTCAAAATGAAGTTGTctgttgttttaaataaatttatttattttgaatgaatgttttgtattttggaggaataatttgaagaaatttttaaattacgaATACACTTTCTGTGAGTAAAATGAAAACTctcttttttgaataaattaccAAGTTCTAAATGAAACCGTctgatgttttatataaatttattcattttaaataaattcttttaattCGAAATCtttcaaattctaaataaatttccatattCTAAATGAAACTCatgtgttaaataaatttttttattcagatttAAATGAATCTATtctaaattttaacaaaaaaccgtattttgaataaatttttcgtttgtgtttatttttttaaccgAGTTTTTCAGTACTATATGAagctttttcataatttataaagtTTGTGAGCTTTGAATCAACTTCTTAcgtattataaattaaattttttgctcTAAATTAACCTTTCATgagatttaaatataaatattttgttttctacgaTGAAAATTatgtgttataaataaattttatgtctctaataaattttcaatgcaCTGAccaagttttcaataaattattatgatttaCATAACTCATTTTGGAGATTTTGtctgtttaaaaatattgcaCGTCATGTAAACTTACTTTGATCCTGTTCGACTTTAAACGAAGCCCTGACGATATCACTGGCACTGG
Proteins encoded in this window:
- the LOC130903407 gene encoding neural-cadherin isoform X7 gives rise to the protein MAGPDYNLHLVASLLRILVVTKFIRIGIADKNDNPPYFDKALYEAEVDENEDIQHTVLTVTAKDHDESSRIRYEITSGNIGGAFAVKNMTGAIYVAGALDYETRKRYELRLAASDNLKENYTTVVIHVKDVNDNPPVFERPTYRTQITEEDDRNLPKSVLRVTATDGDKDRPQNIVYFLTGQGIDPDNPANSKFDINRTTGEIFVLKPLDRDQPNGRPQWRFTVFAQDEGGEGLVGYADVQVNLKDINDNAPIFPQGVYFGNVTENGTAGMVVMTMTAVDYDDPSEGTNARLVYSIEKNVIEEETGSPIFEIESETGVIKTAVCCLDRERTPDYSIQVVAMDGGGLKGTGTASIRVKDINDMPPQFTKDEWFTEVDETDGATLPEMPILTVTVHDEDETNKFQYKVIENSGYGADKFTMVRNNDGTGSLKIVQPLDYEDLLQSNGFRFRIQVNDKGEDNDNDKYHVAYSWVVVRLRDINDNKPQFERPNIEVSVFENAEVGKSLETFKATDPDQGGKSKVSYAIDRTSDRKRQFSINQEGTVSIQRSLDREDTPRHQVKILAIDDGIPPKTATATLTVIVQDINDNAPTFLKDYRPVVPEHVPPRKVVELLATDDDDRSKSNGPPFQFRLDPSASDIVRASFKVEQDQKGANGDGMAIITSLRSFDREQQKEYYIPIVIKDHGNPAMTGTSTLTVVIGDVNDNKMQPGSKEIFVYNYQGQAPDTEIGRVYVYDLDDWDLPDKKFYWESVDHPRFKLNEDTGMISMKHGTRDGVYQLRFRVYDRKHTQTDVAANVTVTVKEIPHEAVVNSGSVRIADITDEEFIRIWDYHSQSLSKSMAEKFRDKIADLLNINRENVDVFSVQLRRKHPPVTDVRFSAHGSPYYKPVRLNGIVLMHREEIERAVGINITMVGIDECLYENQMCEGSCTNTLDISALPYMVNANKTALVGVRVDVLAECTCGARNFSKEENCRNTPCYNGGRCIETRYSLSCSCPAGYNGPRCQQTSRSFRGNGWAWYPALEMCDKSHLHFEFITRKPDGLLLYNGPIVPPEKDEIMVSDYIAVELERGYPRLLLDFGSGTLELRVKTKKTLDDGEWHRLDIFWDTENVRMVVDYCKSADISEMEDGTPPEFDDSSCQAQGTIPPFNEYLNVNAPLQLGGLYVEQFDPTHYHWQYMPVGKSFDGCIRNLFHNSKLYDLAHPGLSRHSVPGCPQTEEVCGRSETTARCWEHGTCVGSFNEAKCHCHPGYTGPSCMLKTTPTSFKPQSYVKYALSFEPDRFSTQMQLRFRTREEHGELFRISDQHNREYAILEIKDARLYFRYNLNSLRTEEKDIWLSAVPVDDGQWHVARVSRYGSAATLDLDGGEGRRYNETFSFVGHQWLLVDKQEGVYAGGKAEYTGVRTFEVYADYQKGCLDDIRLEGKHLPLPPAMNGTQWGQATMARNLEKDCPSNKPCANVICPDPFECVDLWNDYECTCGEGRVMSSDGKDCMDKDECVDLPCLNGGTCINLEPRFRYRCNCPDGFWGENCELIQEGQTLKLSMGALAAILVCLLIILILVLVFVVYNRRREAHIKYPGPDDDVRENIINYDDEGGGEDDMTAFDITPLQIPIGGPIPELGPPKIGFIMGVGQEPNVGIFIEEHKKRADSDPNAPPFDDLRNYAYEGGGSTAGSLSSLASGTDDEAQEYDYLGAWGPRFDKLANMYGPGEETEQEEE
- the LOC130903407 gene encoding neural-cadherin isoform X8, with the translated sequence MVDPLKVFWVLTNSTYLVTKFIRIGIADKNDNPPYFDKALYEAEVDENEDIQHTVLTVTAKDHDESSRIRYEITSGNIGGAFAVKNMTGAIYVAGALDYETRKRYELRLAASDNLKENYTTVVIHVKDVNDNPPVFERPTYRTQITEEDDRNLPKSVLRVTATDGDKDRPQNIVYFLTGQGIDPDNPANSKFDINRTTGEIFVLKPLDRDQPNGRPQWRFTVFAQDEGGEGLVGYADVQVNLKDINDNAPIFPQGVYFGNVTENGTAGMVVMTMTAVDYDDPSEGTNARLVYSIEKNVIEEETGSPIFEIESETGVIKTAVCCLDRERTPDYSIQVVAMDGGGLKGTGTASIRVKDINDMPPQFTKDEWFTEVDETDGATLPEMPILTVTVHDEDETNKFQYKVIENSGYGADKFTMVRNNDGTGSLKIVQPLDYEDLLQSNGFRFRIQVNDKGEDNDNDKYHVAYSWVVVRLRDINDNKPQFERPNIEVSVFENAEVGKSLETFKATDPDQGGKSKVSYAIDRTSDRKRQFSINQEGTVSIQRSLDREDTPRHQVKILAIDDGIPPKTATATLTVIVQDINDNAPTFLKDYRPVVPEHVPPRKVVELLATDDDDRSKSNGPPFQFRLDPSASDIVRASFKVEQDQKGANGDGMAIITSLRSFDREQQKEYYIPIVIKDHGNPAMTGTSTLTVVIGDVNDNKMQPGSKEIFVYNYQGQAPDTEIGRVYVYDLDDWDLPDKKFYWESVDHPRFKLNEDTGMISMKHGTRDGVYQLRFRVYDRKHTQTDVAANVTVTVKEIPHEAVVNSGSVRIADITDEEFIRIWDYHSQSLSKSMAEKFRDKIADLLNINRENVDVFSVQLRRKHPPVTDVRFSAHGSPYYKPVRLNGIVLMHREEIERAVGINITMVGIDECLYENQMCEGSCTNTLDISALPYMVNANKTALVGVRVDVLAECTCGARNFSKEENCRNTPCYNGGRCIETRYSLSCSCPAGYNGPRCQQTSRSFRGNGWAWYPALEMCDKSHLHFEFITRKPDGLLLYNGPIVPPEKDEIMVSDYIAVELERGYPRLLLDFGSGTLELRVKTKKTLDDGEWHRLDIFWDTENVRMVVDYCKSADISEMEDGTPPEFDDSSCQAQGTIPPFNEYLNVNAPLQLGGLYVEQFDPTHYHWQYMPVGKSFDGCIRNLFHNSKLYDLAHPGLSRHSVPGCPQTEEVCGRSETTARCWEHGTCVGSFNEAKCHCHPGYTGPSCMLKTTPTSFKPQSYVKYALSFEPDRFSTQMQLRFRTREEHGELFRISDQHNREYAILEIKDARLYFRYNLNSLRTEEKDIWLSAVPVDDGQWHVARVSRYGSAATLDLDGGEGRRYNETFSFVGHQWLLVDKQEGVYAGGKAEYTGVRTFEVYADYQKGCLDDIRLEGKHLPLPPAMNGTQWGQATMARNLEKDCPSNKPCANVICPDPFECVDLWNDYECTCGEGRVMSSDGKDCMDKDECVDLPCLNGGTCINLEPRFRYRCNCPDGFWGENCELIQEGQTLKLSMGALAAILVCLLIILILVLVFVVYNRRREAHIKYPGPDDDVRENIINYDDEGGGEDDMTAFDITPLQIPIGGPIPELGPPKIGFIMGVGQEPNVGIFIEEHKKRADSDPNAPPFDDLRNYAYEGGGSTAGSLSSLASGTDDEAQEYDYLGAWGPRFDKLANMYGPGEETEQEEE